A stretch of Acidimicrobiales bacterium DNA encodes these proteins:
- a CDS encoding fumarylacetoacetate hydrolase family protein, whose protein sequence is MTTTSPDAAREAALQSAADRLIAAADTAAPCPPVRDLVPDATLADGYAVQRLVRERTEAGRRRVGRKIGLTSAAVQQQMGVDTPDVGVLHADMAFADGQTIPFASLLQPRIEAEVAFVLGADLPSAPVTAPDVAAATDHVVAAIEVCASRIAGWDITIFDTVADNASSGVFVLGDTPVALDQIHDALPGAEMTVVCEGDVISVGTGAACMDHPINAVVWLANAVAEQDEPLRAGEIILSGSLGPLVPARAGATYEATITGLGSVRAVFGPAESGNP, encoded by the coding sequence GTGACCACGACCAGCCCGGACGCCGCTCGCGAGGCCGCCCTGCAGTCGGCGGCCGACCGGCTCATCGCGGCCGCCGACACGGCCGCGCCGTGCCCGCCGGTGCGCGACCTCGTGCCCGACGCCACGCTGGCGGACGGCTACGCCGTGCAGCGACTCGTGCGGGAACGAACCGAGGCGGGTCGCCGCCGGGTCGGCCGCAAGATCGGCCTCACCTCGGCGGCCGTGCAGCAGCAGATGGGCGTCGACACGCCGGACGTCGGCGTGCTCCATGCCGACATGGCGTTCGCCGACGGCCAGACGATCCCGTTCGCGAGCCTGCTCCAACCCCGCATCGAGGCCGAGGTCGCGTTCGTGCTCGGCGCCGATCTCCCGTCGGCGCCGGTCACCGCGCCCGACGTCGCCGCGGCGACCGACCATGTCGTGGCCGCGATCGAAGTGTGCGCCAGCCGCATCGCCGGATGGGACATCACGATCTTCGACACCGTGGCCGACAACGCATCCTCGGGCGTCTTCGTGTTGGGCGACACGCCGGTCGCGCTGGACCAGATCCACGATGCCCTGCCCGGCGCCGAGATGACCGTGGTCTGCGAGGGCGACGTGATCAGTGTCGGCACCGGTGCCGCCTGCATGGACCATCCGATCAACGCCGTGGTCTGGTTGGCCAACGCCGTGGCCGAGCAGGACGAGCCGCTGCGAGCCGGCGAGATCATCCTCTCCGGCAGCCTCGGCCCGCTCGTACCCGCGCGCGCCGGGGCCACGTACGAAGCGACGATCACCGGCCTCGGCTCGGTCCGCGCCGTGTTCGGACCCGCCGAGAGCGGCAACCCATGA
- a CDS encoding acetaldehyde dehydrogenase (acetylating) gives MTVTAAIVGTGNIGTDLLHKLCRSDTIEPRYMVGIDPESAGLRAAAAMGLETSAGGADWLLAQAEAPDLVFEATSAGIHAANAPRYAAAGIRAVDLTPAAVGPFVVPPVNLTTHAAADNVNMVTCGGQATIPMVHAVSRVTPVAYAEIVATVASVSAGPGTRANIDEFTRSTAAAVEQLGGADRGKAIIILNPAEPPLIMRDTIFCSLEPDADESAVTTSIEEVVAEVQQYVPGYRLLRPPQFDADITPDGRGRVAIFIEVEGAGDFLPPYAGNLDIMTAAAVKVGEVLAAGKVTA, from the coding sequence ATGACCGTCACCGCGGCGATCGTCGGGACGGGGAACATCGGCACGGACCTGCTCCACAAACTCTGTCGATCCGACACGATCGAGCCGCGCTACATGGTCGGCATCGATCCCGAGAGCGCCGGCCTGCGGGCCGCCGCCGCAATGGGACTCGAGACCTCCGCGGGCGGGGCGGACTGGCTCCTCGCCCAGGCGGAAGCCCCGGATCTCGTGTTCGAGGCCACGTCCGCAGGTATCCATGCGGCCAACGCCCCCCGCTACGCCGCGGCGGGGATCCGGGCGGTGGACCTCACCCCGGCCGCGGTCGGCCCGTTCGTCGTCCCGCCCGTCAACCTGACGACCCACGCCGCGGCCGACAACGTCAACATGGTCACCTGCGGCGGCCAGGCGACGATCCCCATGGTCCACGCGGTGTCGCGGGTGACGCCGGTCGCCTACGCCGAGATCGTCGCCACGGTTGCGTCGGTGTCGGCGGGCCCCGGCACCCGGGCCAACATCGACGAGTTCACCCGCTCGACGGCAGCCGCCGTCGAGCAGCTCGGTGGGGCCGATCGGGGCAAGGCGATCATCATCCTGAATCCCGCCGAGCCGCCGCTCATCATGCGCGACACGATCTTCTGCTCGCTCGAACCCGATGCGGACGAGAGTGCCGTCACCACGTCGATCGAGGAGGTCGTCGCCGAGGTCCAGCAGTACGTCCCCGGCTACCGGCTGCTGCGGCCGCCCCAGTTCGATGCCGACATCACCCCCGACGGTCGCGGCCGCGTGGCCATCTTCATCGAGGTCGAGGGGGCGGGCGACTTCCTCCCGCCCTACGCGGGCAACCTCGACATCATGACGGCGGCGGCGGTGAAGGTCGGCGAGGTCCTCGCCGCCGGGAAGGTGACCGCCTGA
- the dmpG gene encoding 4-hydroxy-2-oxovalerate aldolase, with protein sequence MPFSETLDVRMTDSSLRDGSHAKGHQFTEADVTAIVDGLAGAGVPVIEVTHGDGLAGSSYNYGFSAVDERRLMEAAVDTAAGRSLIAALMLPGLATMDDIRASRDLGVSVMRVATHCTEADIARQHFGIARELGLETVGFLMMAHSQAPDALAVQARTMADAGCQCVYVVDSAGAMILDEASDRVAALVAELGDDAQVGFHGHQNLGLGVANAVLAARAGAVQIDASTRAFGAGSGNPPTEALAAVFDRLGIRTGVDALRMFDVAEEVVRPVMNDECVLDRMSLIMGYAGVYSSFLRHAYRAAERYDVSGAEILLRCGERKLVGGQEDQIIDIAIELQSETRARD encoded by the coding sequence ATGCCCTTCTCCGAGACCCTCGACGTCCGCATGACCGACTCGTCACTGCGCGACGGTTCCCACGCCAAGGGCCACCAGTTCACCGAGGCCGACGTGACCGCGATCGTCGACGGCCTCGCCGGCGCCGGCGTGCCCGTCATCGAGGTCACCCACGGCGACGGCCTGGCCGGATCGTCATACAACTACGGCTTCTCGGCGGTCGACGAACGCCGGCTCATGGAAGCTGCCGTCGACACGGCCGCCGGTCGTTCCCTGATCGCGGCGCTGATGCTCCCGGGCCTCGCCACGATGGACGACATCCGCGCCAGTCGCGATCTCGGCGTGTCCGTCATGCGGGTCGCCACCCACTGCACCGAAGCCGACATCGCCCGGCAACACTTCGGGATCGCCCGCGAGCTCGGGCTCGAGACCGTCGGCTTCCTGATGATGGCGCACAGCCAGGCGCCCGACGCGCTGGCCGTGCAGGCGAGGACCATGGCGGACGCGGGTTGCCAGTGCGTCTATGTCGTCGACTCGGCGGGCGCGATGATCCTCGATGAGGCGAGCGACCGGGTCGCCGCCCTCGTGGCCGAACTCGGCGACGACGCGCAGGTCGGCTTCCACGGTCATCAGAACCTCGGCCTCGGCGTGGCCAACGCGGTGCTCGCGGCCCGTGCCGGCGCCGTGCAGATCGATGCCTCCACCCGGGCGTTCGGCGCCGGGTCCGGCAACCCGCCCACGGAGGCGCTCGCCGCCGTGTTCGATCGGCTCGGCATCCGCACCGGCGTGGACGCGTTGCGCATGTTCGACGTCGCCGAGGAGGTCGTCCGCCCGGTGATGAACGACGAGTGCGTGCTCGACCGCATGAGCCTGATCATGGGGTATGCCGGCGTCTACTCGAGCTTCCTGCGCCACGCGTACCGGGCGGCCGAGCGCTACGACGTGTCCGGGGCCGAGATCCTGCTGCGCTGTGGCGAACGAAAGCTGGTCGGTGGCCAGGAGGACCAGATCATCGACATCGCGATCGAGCTGCAGAGCGAGACGAGGGCGCGCGACTAG
- a CDS encoding IclR family transcriptional regulator, whose product MGNTDDTEQRRSVLGRVDTILSAFDDSDQVLTLQDLTDRSGLPKSTVHRMIEQLVGMGWLERDFDGYRVGMRLFEIGGLATRRRRLTESATPHLHALSTSTGFAVQLGVLDGDEVIYLHRVTAGDFDLPTRDGGRKPAYCTGLGKAMLAFDPEAAAEVLAGDLPRRTACTLTTPDALAAELDVIARTGVAHDREEAYEGLTCVAAPLRSTGRAIAAVSVTGPTDRFDADLVAPMVVQTAAAIWAERFPRR is encoded by the coding sequence ATGGGGAACACGGACGACACGGAGCAACGCCGTTCCGTGCTCGGCCGCGTGGACACGATCCTGTCGGCCTTCGACGACTCGGACCAGGTGCTCACGCTCCAGGATCTGACCGATCGGTCCGGGCTGCCGAAGTCGACAGTGCATCGCATGATCGAACAGCTGGTCGGCATGGGTTGGCTGGAGCGCGACTTCGACGGGTACCGCGTCGGGATGCGGCTCTTCGAGATCGGCGGCCTCGCCACCCGACGGCGCCGGCTCACCGAGTCGGCGACCCCCCACCTGCACGCGCTCTCCACGAGCACGGGTTTCGCCGTTCAGCTCGGCGTCCTCGACGGGGACGAGGTCATCTATCTCCACCGCGTCACCGCAGGCGATTTCGACCTTCCGACCCGCGACGGAGGTCGCAAGCCTGCGTACTGCACCGGGCTCGGCAAGGCGATGCTCGCCTTCGACCCGGAAGCAGCGGCAGAAGTGCTCGCCGGCGATCTCCCCCGCCGCACGGCCTGCACGCTGACCACCCCCGACGCGCTGGCCGCCGAGCTCGACGTCATCGCCCGGACCGGCGTCGCACACGACCGTGAAGAGGCCTACGAGGGTCTGACCTGCGTGGCCGCCCCGTTGCGCAGCACCGGCCGGGCGATCGCGGCCGTGTCGGTCACCGGGCCGACCGACCGGTTCGACGCCGACCTCGTCGCGCCCATGGTCGTGCAGACCGCCGCCGCCATCTGGGCGGAGCGATTCCCGCGACGGTGA
- a CDS encoding VOC family protein, whose product MSNLSLGYLRLRTPNLDAWDAFAADVLGFMPAAGPDQTSRYFRWDDHPYRLHLEPGEDADLLAIGWEATDDLALETLVTALEADGITVTRGADEEAAARLVSGFVSFTDPAGAPVEIFWGPIFDHERVVTPLVSGFVTGEMGFGHVVTSVENLQDAVDFYRRHLGFHLRNTWDIGVMEMAFLSPNARHHSLAFGAGMPGPGRLRHFMVEAATIDDVGYAQDRCLDAGVPVIMGLGRHTNDHMLSFYCEGPDGFLVEFGWGGLQIDDPADVPMYQITKPSVWGHRPILTRRDLG is encoded by the coding sequence ATGTCCAATCTGTCGCTCGGCTATCTCCGTCTGCGAACCCCGAACCTCGACGCGTGGGACGCCTTCGCCGCGGACGTGCTCGGGTTCATGCCGGCCGCCGGGCCGGACCAGACCAGCCGCTACTTCCGCTGGGACGACCATCCCTACCGGCTCCACCTCGAGCCCGGTGAGGACGCCGACCTGCTCGCGATCGGCTGGGAGGCGACGGACGATCTCGCCCTCGAGACCCTGGTCACCGCGCTCGAGGCCGACGGCATCACCGTCACCCGCGGGGCGGACGAAGAGGCGGCGGCACGGCTCGTGTCCGGCTTCGTCTCCTTCACCGATCCGGCCGGCGCGCCGGTGGAGATCTTCTGGGGTCCGATCTTCGACCACGAACGGGTGGTCACCCCCCTCGTCTCCGGCTTCGTCACCGGCGAGATGGGCTTCGGTCACGTCGTCACCTCCGTGGAGAACCTCCAGGACGCCGTCGACTTCTACCGTCGGCATCTCGGCTTCCATCTCCGCAACACCTGGGACATCGGCGTCATGGAGATGGCGTTCCTCAGCCCCAACGCGCGCCACCACAGCCTCGCCTTCGGCGCGGGCATGCCCGGCCCGGGCCGACTCCGCCACTTCATGGTCGAGGCCGCGACGATCGACGATGTCGGCTACGCCCAGGACCGTTGCCTCGACGCCGGGGTGCCGGTGATCATGGGCCTCGGTCGGCACACCAACGACCACATGCTCTCGTTCTACTGCGAGGGCCCGGACGGCTTCCTCGTGGAGTTCGGTTGGGGCGGACTCCAGATCGACGACCCGGCCGACGTGCCGATGTACCAGATCACCAAGCCGAGTGTGTGGGGCCACCGGCCGATCCTGACCCGCCGTGACCTCGGCTGA